One window of Methanothermobacter tenebrarum genomic DNA carries:
- a CDS encoding amidohydrolase family protein — protein sequence MLVIENGIILEGMNLNPKRANIAIEDGKILEISGEKIPSDHKIDAKGCIIAPGFINAHVHTADSILKDLGDGKSLEEIVKPPMGLKHRMLENTKDEKIIEATRASIIEMISAGTTTFIDYREGGIKGIKLLKNALKGLPINSLILGRDPIFLEENPNTTNLKNRIKKLLKFADGIGASGFGEITDETAHTIVEECEKWDKIASIHVAESIKAQRLFMEKTGKSEVERAINAGFHLLVHFTNPLPGDLQLASKNKTTIVACPRSNGMLSTGIPPIAKIHKNVNLLLGTDNIMFNAPDMFREMEYTLKVTRALKGGYFHPREVLKMATTNIHRFLNKKIGCIAEGFQADLIIVESLSKNPYLSLINRSQSKNIRHVIIKGKIVKR from the coding sequence ATGCTTGTTATTGAAAATGGTATTATATTAGAAGGTATGAATTTAAACCCTAAAAGGGCGAATATTGCAATAGAAGATGGCAAGATACTAGAGATAAGCGGGGAAAAAATCCCATCAGATCATAAAATAGACGCAAAAGGGTGCATCATAGCCCCAGGGTTTATAAACGCACATGTACACACTGCTGACAGCATCCTAAAAGACTTGGGTGACGGTAAAAGCCTAGAGGAGATAGTGAAACCCCCAATGGGATTAAAACATAGGATGCTCGAGAATACAAAAGACGAAAAGATCATAGAGGCTACTAGAGCCTCCATCATAGAAATGATATCCGCCGGCACCACAACCTTCATAGACTATAGAGAAGGCGGAATAAAAGGCATAAAATTACTTAAAAACGCGCTAAAAGGCTTACCTATAAATTCACTCATACTAGGAAGAGATCCAATCTTCCTAGAAGAAAACCCGAACACGACAAACCTGAAAAATAGGATAAAAAAACTCCTAAAATTCGCTGATGGGATAGGGGCGAGTGGATTCGGCGAAATAACCGACGAGACAGCCCACACAATCGTGGAAGAATGTGAAAAGTGGGATAAAATAGCATCAATACACGTAGCCGAAAGCATTAAAGCTCAGAGACTCTTCATGGAAAAGACAGGCAAAAGTGAAGTGGAAAGAGCCATAAATGCAGGCTTCCATTTACTCGTACATTTTACCAACCCACTCCCAGGAGACCTCCAACTAGCCTCAAAAAATAAAACTACAATTGTTGCATGTCCAAGATCAAATGGGATGCTATCAACAGGAATACCACCAATAGCAAAAATACATAAAAATGTAAACCTGCTCTTGGGAACCGATAATATAATGTTTAACGCGCCAGACATGTTCAGGGAAATGGAATATACCCTGAAAGTTACAAGGGCCCTTAAAGGGGGTTACTTCCATCCCAGGGAAGTTTTGAAGATGGCAACAACAAACATTCACAGATTCCTTAACAAAAAAATAGGATGCATAGCTGAAGGTTTCCAAGCAGATCTCATAATAGTTGAATCACTATCTAAAAACCCTTATCTCTCACTTATTAATAGAAGCCAATCGAAAAATATAAGACATGTTATAATAAAAGGTAAAATAGTTAAGAGGTGA
- a CDS encoding universal stress protein: MYKKILLPTDGSEHANKAAEHAIWIAKESGAEIIALTVMETSTFIGLPADDLIIRIKEILEEEASNSLDKIKKLVEESGHDIKLTLKTDEGSPADSILNTIEEEGIDLVVMGTSGKHSLDRFLLGSVTEKVVRSAKCPVLVVH, translated from the coding sequence ATGTACAAAAAAATCCTCCTACCCACCGACGGCTCAGAACATGCTAACAAAGCAGCTGAACATGCAATATGGATAGCAAAGGAGAGTGGCGCGGAGATAATAGCACTAACCGTCATGGAAACATCCACTTTCATAGGATTGCCAGCCGACGACCTTATAATACGCATCAAGGAAATCCTCGAAGAAGAAGCCTCAAATTCCCTGGATAAAATAAAAAAGCTTGTCGAGGAATCAGGCCACGATATCAAACTCACATTAAAGACAGATGAAGGTTCACCCGCGGATTCGATCCTAAATACGATAGAAGAAGAAGGTATAGATCTCGTGGTAATGGGGACATCAGGCAAACACAGCCTCGACAGGTTCCTTCTCGGGAGCGTGACAGAAAAGGTCGTAAGATCTGCAAAGTGCCCAGTATTAGTAGTACATTAA
- a CDS encoding CBS domain-containing protein, producing the protein MLAKDIMSKEIYYVKVPGNRTQALEIMRKKNVSGLPVVKEGSDKLVGVITRSDIIENPDEEQIALIMTRDPIVASPEDPVSLVASKMVENNIRRIPIVENDKLVGIITAYDIVSRALTEMDIDSPVEDYMILNIPTTWDRTPLNIAFEIMRYFKLKVLLTINNEARLSGILTETDFLNESEVVSERTVHNTSVGTEGDRWTWDSKNVLYVIKNQLRFSDKEVRDVATTEIVTVTKTTSVSNCAKKMRKYKIEQIPVIDFEGELVGLLRAQDLIKALVDSDE; encoded by the coding sequence ATGTTAGCAAAGGATATAATGTCAAAAGAAATATACTATGTGAAAGTTCCAGGAAACCGCACACAAGCACTGGAGATAATGAGAAAAAAGAACGTTTCAGGGCTACCAGTTGTTAAAGAGGGCTCCGATAAGCTTGTGGGTGTCATAACACGTTCAGATATAATAGAAAACCCCGACGAGGAACAGATAGCCCTTATAATGACAAGGGATCCTATTGTGGCCTCCCCAGAAGATCCTGTAAGTTTAGTAGCCTCTAAGATGGTGGAAAATAATATAAGGAGGATTCCCATAGTCGAAAACGATAAACTAGTCGGTATAATCACAGCCTATGATATCGTATCCCGGGCACTCACAGAGATGGACATAGATTCTCCAGTAGAGGATTATATGATCCTAAACATACCCACAACATGGGATAGAACACCCCTTAACATAGCATTTGAGATCATGAGATACTTCAAATTAAAGGTTCTACTCACCATCAACAATGAAGCTAGACTATCAGGGATACTCACCGAGACAGACTTTCTAAACGAAAGCGAGGTAGTCTCTGAGAGGACAGTCCATAATACCTCAGTAGGTACTGAAGGAGACAGATGGACATGGGATAGCAAAAATGTTCTCTATGTTATCAAAAATCAACTCAGATTTTCAGATAAGGAAGTAAGGGATGTTGCCACAACAGAAATAGTCACAGTGACAAAAACGACAAGTGTCAGTAACTGCGCAAAGAAAATGAGAAAATACAAAATTGAACAAATACCTGTCATAGACTTTGAAGGAGAACTAGTAGGATTGTTAAGAGCCCAAGACCTTATAAAGGCCCTAGTTGATTCAGATGAGTAA
- the larE gene encoding ATP-dependent sacrificial sulfur transferase LarE codes for MELEAKIKQVEDILKDKKVIIAFSGGSDSTLIAKIASKASREAIAVTVDTGTLPVDATRNARYIASKLGIPHKIIKENFLEYENFRKNTPQRCFHCKDRIYAILESVAEEKGFDIIVDGTNITDMLEDRPGIMANYKRKIRSPLLEAKITEEDVMEYLKRENIDYAPDTTCLATRIKGPITAKKLNMISYAEKLIKDLTGLELVRVRDFNGIAVIQVDDTSKILDKQLLEYILGKFKSAGFRGVHVDMEGYRKYRGELIGSQEDGRTIFELKLPYPIDLEKTYSNFKAYREDAQWLKIGDGIVKISEDGRIIIEEVKDRKEAERILLEVLSGIRRMKN; via the coding sequence ATGGAACTTGAGGCAAAGATTAAACAAGTCGAAGACATCCTAAAGGATAAAAAGGTTATAATAGCATTCTCTGGGGGATCAGACAGTACGCTCATCGCCAAGATAGCATCAAAGGCCTCAAGGGAGGCTATCGCCGTAACTGTAGACACTGGGACGCTACCAGTAGATGCCACCCGAAATGCGAGGTATATAGCTTCGAAACTGGGAATCCCGCATAAAATCATAAAAGAAAATTTCCTTGAATACGAAAATTTCAGGAAAAACACCCCTCAAAGGTGTTTCCATTGCAAAGATCGCATTTACGCTATCCTAGAATCCGTCGCAGAAGAAAAGGGATTTGATATCATAGTAGATGGGACTAATATAACAGACATGCTCGAAGATCGGCCGGGGATCATGGCAAATTATAAAAGAAAAATAAGAAGTCCACTATTAGAAGCGAAAATAACAGAAGAAGATGTTATGGAGTACTTGAAAAGAGAAAACATAGATTATGCACCAGATACTACTTGTTTGGCAACTAGGATAAAGGGGCCGATAACCGCCAAAAAACTTAATATGATATCATATGCTGAAAAACTTATAAAGGATCTTACAGGTCTTGAGTTAGTCAGGGTCAGGGACTTTAATGGTATCGCGGTAATCCAAGTAGATGATACAAGTAAAATACTAGACAAGCAACTCCTAGAATATATCCTGGGGAAATTTAAATCAGCAGGTTTCAGGGGCGTGCACGTGGACATGGAAGGCTACCGCAAGTATAGGGGGGAGCTTATAGGCTCTCAAGAGGATGGTAGGACGATATTTGAATTAAAACTCCCTTATCCTATTGATTTGGAGAAAACATACTCCAACTTCAAAGCTTACCGAGAAGATGCTCAATGGTTAAAAATAGGCGATGGTATAGTTAAGATTTCTGAGGATGGTAGGATAATAATTGAGGAAGTTAAAGATAGAAAAGAGGCTGAGAGGATACTACTAGAGGTATTATCAGGTATAAGGCGGATGAAAAACTAG
- a CDS encoding TfuA-related McrA-glycine thioamidation protein, with product MKRVIVFTGPSLHPREARRILEAEYHPPVRRGDILKIIRRPVDIIVIIDGVFHHEPAVAHKEIIKALKMGVKVVGGASMGALRASELDSLGMIGIGYIYEKYKDGSIESDDDVAVAFDPKTLQPLSDSLVSIHYNFKRAYMHGIISKDELEHLIRAAKSIFYPKRTYDRIYRECNINPDILQRLKKFIEDEGVDIKREDAIRVLEYVRDELLR from the coding sequence ATGAAGCGGGTAATCGTATTCACGGGTCCATCCCTACATCCTAGGGAAGCTAGGAGGATATTGGAGGCCGAATATCATCCCCCGGTAAGGAGAGGTGATATCCTAAAGATTATTAGAAGGCCTGTTGATATCATCGTGATCATAGATGGGGTTTTCCATCATGAGCCTGCAGTCGCCCACAAGGAGATAATAAAAGCACTTAAAATGGGTGTGAAGGTGGTTGGAGGGGCTAGTATGGGGGCTCTCCGAGCATCAGAACTTGACAGTCTCGGGATGATAGGTATAGGCTATATCTATGAGAAATACAAGGATGGGAGCATAGAATCTGATGATGATGTTGCAGTTGCCTTCGATCCCAAGACCCTACAACCACTATCAGATTCCCTTGTAAGTATCCACTACAATTTTAAGAGAGCATATATGCATGGTATAATCTCAAAGGATGAACTAGAGCATCTTATCAGAGCTGCCAAGTCAATATTTTATCCTAAAAGGACATATGATAGAATCTATAGAGAGTGTAACATAAACCCAGATATTCTCCAGCGATTAAAAAAATTTATAGAAGATGAGGGTGTTGACATAAAAAGGGAGGATGCCATCAGAGTCCTAGAATATGTGAGAGACGAACTATTAAGGTAG
- a CDS encoding YcaO-related McrA-glycine thioamidation protein produces MFSNVPVKYIGCTHRARNPSETIKWIEKKLQSIGVTRITEITHLDRIGIPVYSAIRPTAEEGAVSIYAGKGATRSQARASAMMEAFERYSAEKKSEDAEKSIKAPLDDIIGHVDPKSLILPQDSKVDGKIEWVKATNLKDEKEAHIPANAVYHPYNPPEDCVSLFRSNTNGLASGNAIEEAVFHGLMELIERDAWSIFEAKRGPKREIDCQDTDNKIIEDLLHKFKDAKIDITLIDLTNDIRIPTVAAVADDTLLKDPTLLSIGVGTHLDPEVAVIRALTEVAQSRATQIHGTREDTVRAIFMKKAGYERMKRINSHWFEEAETVIGLDKLKNRSKRTFRGDIKVTLRELKKCGFSDVFFVDLTREVKVPVVRVIVPGLEVFAVDNTRIGDRIKHEAGNRIHGSIPTS; encoded by the coding sequence ATGTTCTCCAATGTACCCGTAAAATATATTGGTTGCACGCACAGGGCCAGGAACCCTTCTGAGACTATAAAATGGATCGAAAAGAAACTACAAAGTATAGGCGTTACAAGGATAACAGAGATAACACACCTTGACAGGATAGGTATACCAGTATACTCTGCTATAAGACCAACTGCAGAGGAGGGTGCTGTGAGCATATACGCTGGTAAAGGGGCTACAAGGTCACAGGCTAGGGCATCGGCTATGATGGAAGCCTTCGAAAGATACTCAGCAGAGAAAAAAAGTGAAGACGCCGAAAAGTCCATTAAAGCACCATTAGATGATATAATAGGACATGTAGACCCTAAAAGTCTCATACTCCCCCAGGACAGTAAAGTGGATGGGAAAATTGAATGGGTGAAAGCCACAAACCTAAAAGATGAAAAAGAGGCTCACATCCCCGCAAATGCCGTCTATCATCCCTATAATCCGCCAGAGGATTGTGTAAGTCTTTTCAGGTCAAATACTAATGGGCTCGCTTCTGGGAATGCTATCGAGGAAGCAGTATTCCACGGACTCATGGAATTAATAGAAAGAGATGCTTGGAGCATCTTCGAGGCAAAAAGGGGCCCGAAAAGGGAAATAGACTGTCAAGACACTGACAATAAGATCATAGAGGATCTGCTCCACAAATTCAAGGACGCGAAGATCGACATAACCCTAATAGACCTTACAAACGACATCAGGATACCAACAGTCGCCGCAGTAGCCGATGACACCCTCTTAAAGGATCCCACATTACTAAGCATAGGTGTTGGAACACACCTAGACCCTGAAGTGGCAGTTATAAGGGCGCTCACAGAGGTGGCCCAGAGCAGGGCCACACAAATACATGGAACCCGGGAAGATACTGTTAGGGCGATTTTCATGAAGAAGGCAGGGTATGAGCGGATGAAAAGGATTAACAGCCACTGGTTTGAAGAAGCCGAAACTGTAATAGGATTGGATAAGTTGAAAAATAGGTCAAAGAGGACCTTCAGAGGGGATATTAAAGTCACGCTTAGAGAGTTGAAAAAATGCGGATTTTCTGATGTATTCTTTGTGGATCTTACACGTGAAGTTAAGGTGCCAGTGGTAAGGGTTATAGTACCCGGATTGGAGGTATTTGCTGTTGACAACACCCGGATAGGGGATAGGATCAAGCATGAAGCGGGTAATCGTATTCACGGGTCCATCCCTACATCCTAG
- a CDS encoding metalloprotease: MVKFTTREIRDIIISMIVIAAVFSYVFSNRQFNMAVSLLPASIIGVGAGFVFHEIAHKLMAIRYGFWAEYKLWMGGILLALITAYFGFVFAAPGAVYIHGTYISREENGKIALAGPATNILLALFFLFLASSSTGILAGIATLGYAVNGFIAFFNLLPFSVLDGAKVIRWNPIIWLFAILAALAITFKSIFTL, encoded by the coding sequence ATGGTGAAATTCACGACTAGGGAAATAAGGGATATCATAATATCCATGATAGTAATAGCGGCTGTTTTCTCATATGTTTTCTCGAATAGACAATTTAACATGGCGGTTTCGCTCTTACCTGCGAGTATCATAGGCGTGGGTGCGGGTTTCGTATTCCATGAAATAGCCCACAAGCTCATGGCGATAAGATATGGTTTCTGGGCAGAATACAAGCTATGGATGGGCGGCATATTACTCGCCCTTATAACAGCATATTTTGGTTTTGTATTCGCAGCACCTGGAGCAGTATACATACATGGAACATACATTAGCCGAGAAGAAAATGGTAAAATAGCATTAGCAGGACCCGCTACAAACATCCTATTAGCTCTGTTTTTCCTCTTCCTAGCATCATCTTCAACAGGCATCCTAGCTGGCATAGCAACCCTAGGATATGCCGTTAATGGTTTCATAGCATTCTTCAATCTTCTACCCTTCAGCGTATTGGATGGGGCGAAGGTTATACGCTGGAATCCAATAATATGGCTCTTCGCCATCTTAGCAGCCCTCGCAATCACATTTAAAAGCATATTCACCCTATAG
- a CDS encoding PAS domain-containing sensor histidine kinase, producing the protein MPSTDKDWQHLKKAIMGFGGKSVRKSYYPQLKNTLHKLQRFKTLLDHTRDLIFLVEADGKIVDVNKSTLINLEYSRDDITSIFDIIPKKYHENFKKILSRREKISIEAPLLKKDGSLILTEMNLDTVKFNEDDYAVIVARDIRQRKELEDELRRSLEEKKVLLKEIHHRVKNNLQIISSLLSLQSMTENMKNGTFKETQDRIRSMALIHEQLYQSEDLARINFRKYLEKLIKNLLHSYSAGKSINIKLDVEDLYLDIDTTIPLGLIINELVTNALKYAFNGRNQGTIYIKFKRVGDSLELRVMDDGIGFPVDKLQESKSLGLKLVNILVGQLRGKISVKGHDGSCFRIVFKG; encoded by the coding sequence ATGCCATCAACAGATAAGGACTGGCAACACCTTAAAAAGGCTATCATGGGCTTCGGCGGAAAATCTGTGAGAAAAAGTTACTATCCACAATTAAAGAATACACTCCATAAACTCCAAAGATTTAAAACTTTACTTGACCATACAAGAGACCTCATATTCCTAGTTGAAGCTGATGGAAAAATAGTAGATGTTAATAAGTCAACTCTCATCAACCTAGAATATTCAAGGGATGATATAACCTCCATCTTCGACATAATCCCCAAAAAATACCATGAAAATTTCAAGAAGATCCTTTCAAGGAGAGAGAAAATTTCCATAGAAGCGCCCCTCCTTAAAAAGGACGGAAGCCTCATCTTAACTGAAATGAACTTGGATACTGTTAAGTTCAATGAAGATGATTATGCTGTTATCGTGGCCAGGGATATAAGGCAACGTAAAGAATTAGAGGACGAGCTTAGAAGATCCCTCGAAGAGAAAAAAGTCCTATTAAAGGAAATCCATCATCGAGTGAAAAATAATCTGCAGATAATCTCAAGCCTCCTCAGCCTGCAATCAATGACCGAGAACATGAAAAATGGCACATTCAAGGAAACACAGGATAGGATAAGGTCTATGGCACTTATACATGAACAATTGTACCAATCAGAGGACCTTGCAAGGATAAATTTCAGAAAATACCTGGAGAAACTTATAAAGAATCTTTTACATTCATATTCTGCAGGGAAGTCCATAAATATAAAATTAGATGTTGAAGATTTATACCTTGACATCGACACTACAATCCCCCTTGGCTTGATCATCAACGAACTTGTGACAAACGCCTTGAAGTATGCGTTCAATGGTAGAAATCAGGGCACAATATACATTAAATTTAAAAGAGTAGGGGATAGCCTTGAACTGAGAGTGATGGATGATGGTATAGGATTCCCAGTGGATAAACTCCAAGAAAGCAAGTCACTAGGCTTGAAACTCGTTAATATCCTCGTAGGACAACTGAGGGGGAAAATATCCGTTAAAGGTCATGATGGTAGTTGCTTCAGGATAGTATTCAAGGGATAG
- the ercA gene encoding alcohol dehydrogenase-like regulatory protein ErcA — MDDFNLRKFVTSELVFGEGARLLAPQYAINLGAEKILLVTDHGIEKAGHVNEMESILTENGLEYTIYNDVTPNPRDHEVMEGAEVFEAEECNFIIALGGGSPIDCAKGIGIVSSNREDILKFEGVDQIPKPGPPIICIPTTAGTSADISQFAIIRDTKRKTKIAIISRSLIPDVSLIDPYTTLTMDRLLTASTAMDALAHAIEAYVSTASSHLTDINALDAMKLISENLHKTVKDPENLGLRSNMMLASLEAGLAFSNASLGLLHAMAHSLGGRLDIPHGIANAILIEDVIEFNFPTNPRKYTRIAEALGLRSRTDNVKDALIARLKDFKKRLGIDMSLGDYGITEDDIDELAKLAFNDPCIVTNPRKPRIDDIREIFENAINR, encoded by the coding sequence ATGGATGATTTTAATCTTAGAAAATTTGTTACAAGTGAATTGGTATTTGGAGAGGGTGCCAGATTACTAGCCCCACAATATGCGATAAACCTTGGAGCAGAGAAGATACTCCTCGTAACTGATCATGGCATAGAAAAGGCCGGTCATGTAAATGAAATGGAATCTATACTAACTGAAAATGGACTAGAATATACAATCTACAATGATGTTACGCCAAATCCACGCGACCATGAGGTTATGGAGGGTGCCGAGGTTTTCGAGGCTGAAGAGTGCAATTTTATAATAGCCCTTGGGGGTGGAAGTCCAATAGACTGTGCAAAGGGCATAGGTATAGTAAGCTCTAACAGAGAAGATATCCTCAAATTTGAGGGCGTTGACCAAATACCAAAACCTGGCCCCCCAATTATCTGCATACCAACCACAGCCGGGACATCAGCAGACATTTCACAATTTGCAATAATAAGGGACACCAAGAGGAAAACCAAAATCGCCATAATAAGCAGGAGCCTCATTCCAGACGTTTCACTTATAGACCCTTATACGACCCTAACCATGGACAGGTTACTCACAGCCTCCACTGCCATGGACGCCCTTGCACATGCCATAGAAGCCTATGTATCCACCGCCAGCTCCCATCTGACAGATATAAATGCACTTGACGCCATGAAACTGATAAGTGAAAATTTGCACAAAACCGTTAAGGACCCTGAAAACCTTGGCCTACGTTCCAACATGATGCTCGCAAGCCTGGAAGCGGGATTAGCCTTCTCCAATGCGAGTCTCGGCCTTCTACATGCAATGGCACACAGCCTAGGGGGTAGGTTGGACATCCCCCATGGAATAGCTAACGCCATCCTAATAGAGGATGTTATAGAATTCAATTTTCCCACAAACCCACGAAAGTACACGAGGATAGCAGAGGCCCTAGGATTAAGATCAAGGACAGATAATGTGAAGGATGCTCTCATAGCCAGGTTGAAAGATTTTAAGAAGAGACTTGGAATTGACATGAGCCTAGGAGATTATGGTATCACAGAAGATGACATAGACGAACTTGCGAAATTGGCCTTTAACGACCCCTGTATCGTTACAAATCCGCGCAAACCAAGAATAGATGATATACGGGAGATATTTGAAAATGCCATCAACAGATAA
- a CDS encoding M24 family metallopeptidase produces MNRLKAALEKIMEKGCDMAVISKSENVFYLTGFRPSARAFLILADEPILMVTRMDIDEAENLSIDVLEFKKSEDVKEKIESISPMAVIFEPSLPIGTFSKLKGSFKFTIEDIIGDLRMIKEKVEIEHIRKALRIAEESFMEVEVQGVEAMIAANLEYHMKINGSMKPAFDTIVASGVRSSNPHAEVSFNKIKTPVVIDWGATWRYYHSDTTRTLVRGEDEEEILDILLDAQREGVKAAKPGVKASYIDEVVRGVISEYGYEDNFIHSTGHGIGLEVHEPPSLSANEDIRLEKNMIITIEPGIYIKGEFGARTEDMILIKKNPKILNTLPSRI; encoded by the coding sequence ATGAACAGATTAAAGGCCGCCCTTGAGAAAATAATGGAAAAAGGCTGTGACATGGCTGTGATATCCAAAAGTGAAAATGTCTTCTATTTGACTGGGTTCAGACCTTCTGCTCGTGCATTTTTGATTTTGGCTGATGAACCAATTTTAATGGTTACTCGTATGGATATTGATGAAGCTGAAAACTTATCAATCGATGTTCTTGAATTTAAAAAATCAGAGGATGTGAAAGAAAAAATTGAAAGCATATCTCCTATGGCTGTTATCTTTGAACCTTCACTTCCAATTGGCACATTCAGCAAATTAAAAGGTTCTTTCAAATTTACCATTGAAGACATCATAGGCGATCTTAGGATGATAAAGGAAAAAGTCGAAATAGAACATATTAGAAAGGCTTTGAGGATAGCCGAGGAATCTTTCATGGAAGTAGAAGTGCAGGGTGTTGAAGCCATGATAGCAGCCAACCTTGAATATCATATGAAAATCAATGGATCGATGAAGCCTGCATTTGATACCATTGTAGCATCTGGTGTGAGGTCAAGCAATCCACACGCCGAAGTTTCATTCAATAAAATAAAGACCCCAGTAGTTATCGATTGGGGCGCCACCTGGAGATATTATCATTCTGACACTACAAGGACCCTTGTAAGGGGTGAAGATGAGGAGGAGATACTTGACATTCTATTGGATGCTCAGAGGGAGGGAGTGAAAGCAGCCAAACCCGGAGTGAAGGCCTCATATATAGACGAGGTTGTAAGGGGTGTTATATCTGAATATGGGTACGAGGATAATTTCATACACTCCACTGGCCATGGTATAGGATTAGAAGTTCATGAACCACCATCTTTATCAGCGAATGAGGATATTAGACTTGAAAAGAACATGATCATAACAATAGAACCCGGAATTTACATTAAAGGAGAATTTGGTGCCAGAACCGAGGACATGATCCTCATCAAAAAAAATCCTAAAATATTAAATACGCTCCCCTCTAGAATATAA
- a CDS encoding type II secretion system F family protein, producing the protein MLVPKYLSPLVDAIEKVTPERFLISIQENLVRTGIYLRAAEVITLILFASIFFGLMGIIIAMVLGIGLLIPFLAGFILPPIIFASYIFIMMERRIDAIEQGTPDFLRQIASLLRAGIGLETALEDISKQGKGPLYDELKRAVIEIKIGRTFDDALLSMGRRLKSDTLDRTFRMIIEGKRAGGSLADVIEAVAEDTRAVLALKRERKANVMMSVMFLVVAAIIAAPFALGMIMVYSAFIESLGKTNPILGTAKIAAGGYIIIHSIIAGLLIGIIMFGSARKGIKYAIPLAVLAFGIFYVIDKFGFVIVGSMAP; encoded by the coding sequence GTGCTTGTCCCAAAATATTTATCTCCTCTTGTCGATGCAATTGAAAAGGTAACCCCTGAAAGATTCCTTATAAGCATACAAGAGAACCTCGTCAGAACAGGGATCTATCTAAGAGCCGCTGAAGTTATAACATTAATTCTATTTGCAAGCATATTCTTCGGATTAATGGGGATTATAATAGCCATGGTCCTGGGCATAGGCCTTTTAATCCCATTTCTCGCAGGTTTCATCCTCCCACCTATAATATTTGCCTCTTACATCTTTATAATGATGGAGCGAAGGATTGATGCAATAGAACAGGGAACCCCGGATTTTCTAAGGCAAATAGCATCACTTTTACGTGCTGGAATTGGCCTTGAAACAGCCCTTGAAGACATCTCAAAACAAGGAAAAGGTCCATTATATGATGAACTGAAAAGGGCGGTTATCGAGATAAAGATAGGTAGGACATTTGATGATGCCCTGTTGTCAATGGGCCGTAGACTAAAATCCGACACCCTCGACAGAACCTTCAGGATGATAATAGAGGGTAAAAGGGCTGGTGGAAGCCTTGCAGATGTCATAGAGGCTGTTGCAGAGGATACGCGCGCAGTTTTAGCCCTTAAAAGGGAGCGGAAGGCTAATGTTATGATGTCTGTCATGTTCCTCGTGGTGGCCGCTATAATCGCAGCACCATTCGCACTTGGAATGATCATGGTCTACTCAGCATTCATAGAATCCCTCGGGAAAACCAATCCAATCCTCGGAACTGCAAAGATCGCTGCGGGCGGTTATATAATAATCCACTCTATAATAGCAGGGTTACTCATAGGCATAATCATGTTTGGGAGTGCGAGGAAGGGGATTAAATATGCCATTCCCCTAGCTGTTTTAGCATTCGGTATATTCTATGTTATTGACAAGTTTGGCTTCGTAATCGTAGGTTCCATGGCACCCTAA
- a CDS encoding class III signal peptide-containing protein yields the protein MDIRYDEIAQGSAELILLFGGVIIIVIFAALWYKNYLISAGNEINKTDVQTVTNSIQNLKNKF from the coding sequence ATGGATATAAGATATGATGAAATCGCCCAAGGCTCTGCCGAGCTGATACTACTGTTCGGTGGGGTTATCATCATAGTGATTTTCGCGGCATTATGGTATAAAAACTATTTAATATCCGCAGGTAACGAAATAAACAAAACTGATGTGCAAACCGTTACAAATTCCATCCAAAATCTTAAAAATAAATTCTAA